One Actinomyces respiraculi DNA window includes the following coding sequences:
- a CDS encoding ABC transporter ATP-binding protein, whose amino-acid sequence MLFTTLRHYLRPYRFPLLAVLVLKVAETIAVLTLPTLNASIINEGVVAGDTDRIWSLGGLMLAVTVVQGIAAVVATYLAAKASMGLGRQMRRDIFTHVQRLNLEEVSRFGAPSLITRSTNDIQQIQMLVFMVCAMMLMAPIMLVGGTIMALSVDVPLSGLLLVLIPLLLVVVGALTTRLLPHFKVMQSRIDRVNLVMREQIQGVRVIRAFVRQDERRRVFDEANDALTATSLSIGRLFALLMPAVQVIMNLSVIGVYWFGSQRVISGGMEIGDLTAFVNYIMQILFSVMIAIMLVVQLPRAQVAAERYQEVMAVEPAITAPATPVHLPAPTGSPAGPRGREVRFEHVTFRYPGAEAAVLSDVDLVMRPGRTTAFIGSTGSGKTTLVNLIPRLLDVTEGRVTIDGVDVRDLDPHELRSAVATVPQKAFLFSGTIRSTLRHGKKDADDAEIWDALEAAQAAGFVQDLDDGLDHDVDQGGVNFSGGQRQRLAIARALVRDAGVYIFDDSFSALDYATDARLRAGLPAATDGATLVVVAQRVASIRHAEQIVVLDEGRVVGTGTHEELMSTCPTYSEIVLSQISEQEAA is encoded by the coding sequence GTGCTGTTCACGACCCTGCGTCATTACCTGAGGCCTTACCGCTTCCCACTGCTCGCGGTCCTCGTCCTCAAGGTGGCTGAGACGATCGCCGTCCTGACCCTGCCGACCCTCAACGCCTCCATCATCAACGAGGGCGTTGTCGCCGGGGACACGGACCGGATCTGGAGCCTGGGCGGCCTCATGCTCGCCGTCACCGTCGTCCAGGGCATCGCCGCCGTCGTGGCCACCTACCTCGCCGCCAAGGCCTCCATGGGGCTGGGCCGCCAGATGCGCCGCGACATCTTCACCCACGTCCAGCGCCTCAACCTCGAGGAGGTCTCCCGCTTCGGGGCGCCCTCCCTCATCACCCGCTCGACCAACGACATCCAGCAGATTCAGATGCTCGTGTTCATGGTCTGCGCCATGATGCTCATGGCGCCGATCATGCTCGTGGGCGGCACCATCATGGCGCTGAGCGTGGACGTGCCCCTGTCCGGCCTCCTGCTCGTTCTCATCCCGCTGCTGCTCGTCGTCGTCGGGGCGCTGACCACCCGCCTGCTGCCGCACTTCAAGGTGATGCAGTCACGCATTGACCGTGTCAACCTCGTGATGCGCGAGCAGATTCAGGGTGTGCGCGTGATCCGTGCCTTCGTGCGCCAGGACGAGCGCCGACGCGTCTTCGACGAGGCCAACGACGCCCTGACCGCCACCTCGCTGTCCATCGGGCGGCTCTTCGCGCTGCTCATGCCCGCCGTCCAGGTCATCATGAACCTGTCCGTCATCGGCGTGTACTGGTTCGGCAGCCAGCGCGTCATCAGCGGCGGCATGGAGATCGGGGACCTGACGGCCTTCGTCAACTACATCATGCAGATCCTCTTCTCCGTCATGATCGCCATCATGCTGGTGGTGCAGCTGCCGCGCGCCCAGGTGGCCGCCGAGCGCTACCAGGAGGTCATGGCCGTCGAGCCCGCCATCACCGCGCCCGCCACGCCGGTGCACCTGCCCGCCCCGACCGGATCGCCCGCCGGGCCCAGGGGCCGTGAGGTGCGCTTCGAGCACGTGACCTTCCGCTACCCCGGGGCCGAGGCCGCGGTCCTCAGCGACGTCGACCTCGTCATGCGCCCTGGCCGTACCACCGCCTTCATCGGCTCCACCGGCTCCGGCAAGACCACCCTCGTCAACCTCATCCCTCGCCTGCTGGACGTCACCGAGGGCCGTGTGACCATCGACGGCGTCGACGTGCGCGACCTGGACCCCCACGAGCTGCGCAGCGCGGTGGCCACCGTCCCGCAGAAGGCCTTCCTCTTCTCCGGCACCATCCGCAGTACCCTGAGGCACGGCAAGAAGGACGCCGACGACGCCGAGATCTGGGACGCCCTCGAGGCCGCTCAGGCCGCGGGCTTCGTCCAGGACCTCGACGACGGCTTGGACCACGACGTCGACCAGGGCGGTGTCAACTTCTCCGGCGGCCAACGCCAGCGCCTGGCCATCGCCCGTGCCCTCGTGCGCGACGCCGGCGTCTACATCTTCGACGACTCCTTCTCCGCTCTCGACTACGCCACCGACGCGCGCCTGCGCGCCGGCCTGCCCGCCGCCACCGACGGCGCCACGCTCGTCGTCGTCGCCCAGCGAGTCGCCTCCATCCGTCACGCCGAGCAGATCGTCGTCCTTGACGAGGGGCGCGTCGTCGGCACCGGCACCCACGAGGAGCTCATGAGCACCTGCCCCACCTACTCCGAGATCGTCCTGTCCCAGATCAGCGAGCAGGAGGCGGCATGA
- a CDS encoding ABC transporter ATP-binding protein: MSHGPGPRGPQQKAADFRGTWRRLLGELRPERARIALVIALTTIAVVLTVVAPKILAHAMNILFEGIIGTVLSNAGLPAGLSGDALAQALNVGGMSEYADMVGAYNVVVGQGIDTHALLVVLGQVLAVYLLSALFMWVQGYILAGVVQRTGRRMRAEVEAKLGRVPLSYLDSGSRGDILSRVTNDVDNITQTLQQTLSQALNSIISVVGVLAMMVTISVQLSLVTVAMVPVAVIITVLIARRAQPHFTQQWDATGKVTGVVEEAFTGHETVVLFGSEEEFARLFDEENTRLYEGSYKAQWISGTIQPAMRLVSNLSFVIVAVIGGVRVTSGTMTLGDVQAFIQYTQQFTQPITQLASMANLLQSGAASAERLFGIMDAPEEEQADAPAHLAERVAGRVVFDHVRFSYSPDTELITDLSLTVEPGQTVAIVGPTGAGKTTLVNLLLRFYDPQAGRITLDGVDTRELSRDRLREQIGMVLQDTWLFEGTIRDNIAFGAAGASEEQVLAAARAANVDHIVQALPKGYDTVIDDSGSGVSAGEKQLITIARAFLADRQILVLDEATSSVDTRTELLVQKAMVGLRQGRTSFVIAHRLSTIRDADIILVMEHGDIVEQGGHDELIAARGAYYRLYQSQFSGPAGQDEPAVVADPLLKALGRTERHYS; this comes from the coding sequence ATGAGCCACGGACCCGGCCCCCGCGGCCCCCAGCAGAAGGCCGCCGACTTCCGCGGCACGTGGAGGCGCCTGCTCGGCGAGCTGCGCCCCGAGCGCGCCCGGATCGCCCTCGTCATCGCCCTGACCACCATCGCGGTCGTCCTCACCGTCGTCGCCCCCAAGATCCTCGCCCACGCGATGAACATCCTCTTCGAGGGGATCATCGGCACCGTCCTGTCCAACGCGGGCCTGCCCGCCGGCCTCAGCGGCGACGCGCTGGCCCAGGCGCTGAATGTCGGCGGCATGAGCGAGTACGCGGACATGGTCGGCGCCTACAACGTCGTCGTCGGCCAGGGCATCGACACCCACGCCCTGCTTGTCGTCCTCGGCCAGGTCCTGGCCGTCTACCTGCTGTCCGCCCTGTTCATGTGGGTACAGGGCTACATCCTCGCCGGGGTCGTCCAGCGCACCGGCCGGCGCATGCGCGCCGAGGTCGAGGCCAAGCTGGGCCGCGTGCCCCTGTCCTACCTCGACTCGGGTTCGCGCGGCGACATCCTCTCGCGCGTGACCAACGACGTCGACAACATCACCCAGACGCTCCAGCAGACCCTCTCCCAGGCGCTGAACTCCATCATCTCCGTCGTCGGTGTCCTGGCCATGATGGTGACGATCTCCGTGCAGCTCTCGCTCGTCACCGTGGCGATGGTGCCCGTGGCCGTGATCATCACCGTGCTCATCGCCCGCCGTGCCCAGCCCCACTTCACCCAGCAGTGGGACGCCACCGGCAAGGTGACCGGCGTGGTCGAGGAGGCCTTCACCGGTCACGAGACCGTCGTGCTGTTCGGCTCGGAGGAGGAGTTCGCCCGCCTGTTCGACGAGGAGAACACGCGTCTGTACGAGGGGTCCTACAAGGCCCAGTGGATCTCCGGCACCATCCAGCCCGCAATGCGACTGGTCTCCAACCTCAGCTTCGTCATCGTCGCCGTCATCGGTGGCGTGCGCGTGACCAGCGGGACGATGACCCTGGGTGACGTCCAGGCCTTCATCCAGTACACGCAGCAGTTCACCCAGCCCATCACCCAGCTCGCCTCCATGGCGAACCTCCTGCAGTCCGGCGCCGCCAGCGCCGAGCGCCTGTTCGGCATCATGGACGCGCCCGAGGAGGAGCAGGCGGACGCCCCCGCGCACCTGGCCGAGCGCGTGGCCGGCAGGGTCGTCTTCGACCACGTGCGCTTCTCCTACAGCCCCGACACCGAGCTCATCACGGACCTCAGCCTCACCGTGGAGCCCGGCCAGACGGTCGCCATCGTCGGCCCCACCGGGGCCGGCAAGACGACCCTGGTCAACCTCCTGCTGCGCTTCTACGACCCCCAGGCCGGCAGGATCACGCTCGACGGCGTCGACACGCGCGAGCTCAGCCGCGACCGTCTGCGCGAGCAGATCGGCATGGTCCTACAGGACACGTGGCTGTTCGAGGGCACGATCCGCGACAACATCGCCTTCGGCGCCGCCGGGGCGAGCGAGGAGCAGGTGCTGGCCGCCGCCCGCGCCGCCAACGTCGACCACATCGTCCAGGCCCTGCCCAAGGGCTACGACACGGTCATCGACGACTCCGGTTCCGGCGTGTCCGCCGGTGAGAAGCAGCTCATCACGATTGCCCGCGCCTTCCTGGCCGACCGCCAGATCCTCGTCCTGGACGAGGCGACGAGCTCGGTGGACACCCGCACCGAGCTGCTGGTTCAGAAGGCGATGGTGGGTCTGCGCCAGGGGCGCACGTCCTTCGTCATCGCCCACCGACTGTCCACCATCCGTGACGCGGATATCATCCTCGTGATGGAGCACGGTGACATTGTCGAGCAGGGTGGGCATGACGAGCTCATCGCCGCCCGGGGAGCCTACTACCGGCTCTACCAGAGCCAGTTCAGCGGCCCGGCCGGTCAGGACGAGCCCGCCGTCGTCGCCGACCCGCTGCTCAAGGCCTTGGGCCGCACGGAGCGGCACTACTCGTGA
- a CDS encoding TrmH family RNA methyltransferase → MIIRIHALEELDDPALGHLLADYTGLTDIALRRRLETERGLYMAESSKVIERAVRAGHEPRSFLMAERWHEPLRDLIAAAAGTGGRDDGGDVPVILAPEEVLERLTGFHLHRGAMAAMNRPVLAGVTELLSSARGGLGARRVAVLEDLVDHTNVGAAVRSAAALGVDAVLVTPQCADPLYRRSVRVSMGTVFQVPWTRIERWPALDELHAAGWTVAAMALSEGAVSLEEFSASPACTAPDSKVAVVLGTEGDGLRARTVAAADVVVRIPMAGGVDSLNVAAAAAVAFWELRVRN, encoded by the coding sequence GTGATCATCCGCATCCACGCCCTCGAAGAGCTCGACGACCCTGCCCTGGGTCACCTGCTGGCCGACTACACGGGCCTGACCGACATCGCCCTGCGCCGTCGTCTGGAGACCGAGCGCGGCCTGTACATGGCCGAGTCCTCCAAGGTGATTGAGCGGGCCGTGCGGGCCGGTCACGAGCCGCGCTCCTTCCTCATGGCCGAGCGCTGGCACGAGCCGCTGCGCGACCTCATCGCCGCGGCTGCGGGCACCGGTGGCAGGGACGACGGCGGCGACGTGCCCGTCATCCTCGCCCCTGAGGAGGTGCTGGAGCGGCTCACGGGCTTCCACCTGCACCGCGGCGCCATGGCGGCCATGAACCGGCCGGTGCTGGCGGGCGTGACCGAGCTGCTGTCCTCGGCACGCGGCGGGCTGGGGGCGCGTCGGGTGGCGGTCCTGGAGGACCTGGTGGACCACACGAACGTCGGTGCCGCTGTCCGCAGCGCTGCCGCCCTGGGCGTTGACGCCGTGCTCGTGACCCCGCAGTGCGCGGACCCGCTCTACCGGCGCAGCGTGCGCGTGTCGATGGGCACGGTGTTCCAGGTGCCGTGGACGCGTATCGAGCGCTGGCCCGCGCTGGACGAGCTTCACGCCGCCGGTTGGACGGTGGCGGCCATGGCGCTGAGCGAGGGTGCGGTGAGCCTGGAGGAGTTCTCGGCCTCGCCCGCCTGCACCGCCCCGGACTCCAAGGTCGCCGTGGTGCTGGGCACGGAGGGCGATGGGCTCAGGGCCCGGACGGTGGCGGCTGCCGACGTCGTGGTGCGCATCCCCATGGCCGGGGGAGTGGACTCCCTCAACGTGGCCGCGGCGGCCGCCGTCGCCTTCTGGGAGCTGCGGGTGCGCAACTGA
- a CDS encoding glucose PTS transporter subunit IIA codes for MTTTTSVPEAILEAVGGPGNISSLTHCATRLRFELHDASVVDKAAVEAIPGVMGAVPQSGDRYQIIIGGAVQSVYEQITSLPAMKGGAAAPSDAEVKAAARARARGKNAWVDAFFEYLSDSFRPLLPVLLGTSIIIALEAVFEALGYIDTRAPIKPAWLVFTDAMFRSVFYFLPIMVAYNASKKLKIDPWVGTAVMATFLTPNFIALADPSTTTGVTCTTNEVLDTQSCTASVFGIPMQLADYGGQVFVPLMMVAILAPIYKALTKIIPANLQMVFVPFLSFLIMMPVTGFLIGPLGIWVGSALGSALAWLNTTAPIIFAILIPIIYPFLVPLGLHWPLNALMLANIDTLGYDFIQGPMGAWNFACFGATAAVLVIAIRNRNSAMRQTASGALFAGLFGGISEPSLYGIHLRYKRIYPRMLVGCVVGGLVVGIGGGVNASTFAFTSLLTIPVFSPMGLYALAVLAAFMTSFLIILVTDYRTEEDKAQDAAALAAAGGVAGGAVQADPAETAADLAAQSASTTATAVQDGGPAPAAVPAAPPTAGSVTDVVAPLAGRVLALADVEDQVFASGALGNGAAIEPVGETIVVTAPAAGTVVVAPSSGHAYGLTLDNGIEVLIHVGIDTVNLGGTGFDIKVAQGDRVEDGQELVRVDRATVEAAGYALTTPVLVTNTATFASVDAAAEGEVAAGDLLLRVTA; via the coding sequence ATGACGACAACCACGTCAGTACCAGAAGCAATCCTGGAGGCCGTCGGCGGCCCCGGGAACATCTCCAGCCTCACCCATTGCGCCACCCGCCTGCGCTTCGAGCTCCACGACGCCTCCGTGGTCGACAAGGCCGCCGTCGAGGCCATCCCCGGAGTCATGGGTGCCGTCCCCCAGTCCGGGGACCGCTACCAGATCATCATCGGCGGGGCCGTGCAGAGCGTCTACGAGCAGATCACCTCCCTGCCCGCCATGAAGGGCGGGGCCGCCGCCCCCAGCGACGCCGAGGTCAAGGCCGCCGCACGCGCCCGGGCCCGCGGCAAGAACGCCTGGGTGGACGCCTTCTTCGAGTACCTGTCCGACTCCTTCAGACCCCTGCTGCCGGTGCTGCTGGGCACCTCGATCATCATCGCCCTCGAGGCCGTCTTCGAGGCCCTGGGCTACATCGACACGCGCGCCCCCATCAAGCCTGCCTGGCTCGTCTTCACCGACGCGATGTTCCGCTCGGTCTTCTACTTCCTGCCGATCATGGTGGCCTACAACGCCTCCAAGAAGCTCAAGATCGACCCGTGGGTGGGCACCGCCGTCATGGCCACCTTCCTCACGCCGAACTTCATCGCTCTGGCGGATCCGAGCACCACCACCGGCGTGACCTGCACCACCAACGAGGTCCTGGACACCCAGTCCTGCACCGCAAGCGTCTTCGGGATCCCGATGCAGTTGGCCGACTACGGCGGCCAGGTCTTCGTGCCGCTCATGATGGTGGCGATCCTCGCCCCCATCTACAAGGCACTGACCAAGATCATCCCGGCCAACCTCCAGATGGTCTTCGTGCCCTTCCTGTCCTTCCTCATCATGATGCCGGTCACCGGCTTCCTCATCGGCCCCCTGGGCATCTGGGTCGGCTCCGCCCTCGGCTCGGCGCTCGCCTGGCTCAACACCACCGCGCCCATCATCTTCGCGATCCTCATCCCGATCATCTACCCCTTCCTCGTGCCGCTGGGCCTGCACTGGCCGCTCAACGCCCTCATGCTGGCCAACATCGACACCCTGGGCTACGACTTCATCCAGGGCCCCATGGGTGCCTGGAACTTCGCCTGCTTCGGGGCCACCGCCGCGGTCCTCGTCATCGCGATCCGCAACCGCAACTCCGCCATGAGGCAGACCGCCTCCGGCGCCCTGTTCGCCGGCCTGTTCGGCGGCATCTCCGAGCCGAGCCTGTACGGCATCCACCTGCGTTACAAGCGCATCTACCCGCGCATGCTCGTCGGATGCGTCGTCGGCGGCCTCGTCGTCGGCATCGGCGGCGGTGTCAACGCCTCCACCTTTGCCTTTACCTCTTTGCTGACCATCCCGGTCTTCTCCCCCATGGGGCTGTACGCCCTGGCCGTGCTCGCGGCCTTCATGACGTCCTTCCTCATCATCCTTGTCACGGACTACCGCACCGAGGAGGACAAGGCTCAGGATGCTGCCGCCCTGGCCGCCGCCGGTGGCGTCGCGGGTGGCGCGGTCCAGGCGGACCCGGCCGAGACCGCCGCGGACCTGGCCGCCCAGTCCGCCTCCACCACCGCCACCGCGGTGCAGGACGGCGGCCCCGCGCCCGCTGCGGTGCCGGCTGCCCCGCCGACCGCGGGTAGCGTCACCGACGTCGTCGCCCCGCTGGCCGGCCGCGTCCTGGCCCTGGCCGACGTCGAGGACCAGGTCTTCGCCTCCGGCGCCCTTGGCAACGGCGCAGCCATCGAGCCCGTGGGCGAGACCATCGTCGTCACGGCTCCGGCCGCCGGCACGGTGGTTGTCGCGCCCTCCTCGGGTCACGCCTACGGGCTGACCCTCGACAACGGAATCGAGGTCCTCATCCACGTGGGCATCGACACCGTCAACCTTGGCGGCACGGGCTTCGACATCAAGGTCGCCCAGGGTGACCGGGTCGAGGACGGGCAGGAGCTCGTCCGCGTGGACCGCGCCACCGTCGAGGCGGCCGGCTACGCGCTGACCACCCCGGTGCTCGTGACCAACACGGCGACCTTCGCCTCGGTGGATGCCGCCGCCGAGGGCGAGGTCGCCGCCGGCGACCTGCTCCTGCGCGTCACCGCGTGA